The following are from one region of the Marinomonas sp. CT5 genome:
- a CDS encoding energy transducer TonB, with translation MEFVAHPRDLPLEITLIEDQPFPQITEDRAGFVGITYVTLRPFDNGRSVRITLEEIDPNFCVSGRIVSCNKENDGYHIAIEFPTAEECYCVRMIEQLSQIEHYRRQAKMAGRRLNYNEAAAEWIQKFAASFPAFTL, from the coding sequence TGTTGCACATCCGAGAGACCTTCCATTAGAAATTACACTAATAGAAGATCAGCCCTTTCCTCAAATAACTGAAGATCGAGCTGGGTTTGTCGGTATTACATATGTCACCCTTCGTCCTTTTGATAATGGGCGCTCGGTTAGAATTACATTGGAAGAGATAGACCCTAACTTTTGCGTGTCTGGCCGTATTGTATCGTGCAATAAAGAGAACGATGGCTATCACATCGCCATAGAGTTTCCAACCGCAGAAGAATGCTACTGCGTTCGCATGATAGAACAACTTTCTCAGATCGAACATTATCGACGTCAAGCCAAAATGGCTGGTCGACGACTCAACTACAACGAAGCGGCCGCCGAATGGATACAGAAGTTTGCCGCCAGTTTTCCCGCTTTCACTTTATAA